The DNA segment GTTCTGGCCCCCAAGGTTTGTAAGGTTTAGAAAGTGGCCAATATCTCTTGTGATGTCTCAGGCACAGAGATAAATGTGCAAGGAACTATGTACCTCTTCTGGCCCCTGTGGGGTGGACTCTGGCTGGGTGATAGGGAAGGCAACTAGGTAAATATTGTGGGAGTCAGTGAAGGTGGGTAGTTTACCTCCTTGTATTGGATGTGGTTTCACCTGCGACGGGACATGTGGGGCTAAGACTTCAATTTCCCCTTCAATCGGAAGCCCTCCAAGCTCCAGAGCATCTCCTCCTTGAAATTTTCCCTATTTTCCCACCCACACGAAAGAGGCTCTGCCTGGAGCACCACCTGTTTCCCCACTACCCCTTCACTGCTCAGGGTGAAGCAGCATCAAATGACCCTCTCCCCAGCAGGGTGGTCTTAAGCTTTCACCTCCTAGGGGCATTTCACAGGGGCAGTAGAAAACCAAAATACCCTTTTGACCTTAAAAAACAATGCCTTACACCTCTACTGAAAGTGCTTGTTTGCTGAATTGAAGACTTTAAGGAATGAAGTTATAATGGTAGGATTTCAATTGAAATTCCTGTGCAGATATGTGACCCCAAGTGAGGCCCCTATGTTTGGGGAGTAGAGGCTCTGACCTCTAGCCATCCATCCTTTGGCCCAACTCGTTCTTTCTTTTCTAGAAGTGCCATTCCCCCTTCCCCCTGCTGCTGCTCTCTTGAAGCTGTGCTACGGGGGCCCAGTCTCGGTGAGACCGATTGTCTGCCTTTCCCCAATCCCTACCAAATCCACTTTCCGTCCCCTCCCGCCGCCATCCTGCTCAGGATTATGTAATAGGAAGTTCTCAACTAGACTCCCTGGGGAGGGAAAAGGGGCCTGAGAGGGAAAAACAGCACAAGAATACAGAGCACAAGAGGCACAACCTTTTCCTGTTCTCTAGACTGAGAGCTCCCCAGAACGGGgcctcctcttctgttttctcccaTACCTCCCCGCAACCCTGGAGCCATGCAACCCAGGGCTCGCCGCATAAGGCCGAGTATTCTACCCTCTCCTCAAGCTGCTGGAAAGATCCTTGGGCAGGACTAGCCTTAAGATAAAAAGCAGGCTGCTTCCTTGGGAGCAGGGGTGTGTCTGGAGAGGGTAGGGTATCAGCAGAAGCCCCACTGAGTCGAACAATGGCAGGAAAGGAAACCACGCAGTTGCCACTGCATTTTTCTTCAAGGCTGAGTCTGTGCAGACCTTTCCTGGAAGGGATGGTGGTATAGCTGTTTCCAGAATAGAAGGTAGTATTTCTTCAAATGCCTTTCAAAATatgatggggtgtgtgtgtgtgtgtgtgtttgtgtgtgtgtgtctccctcacagaagcagagacagaGGAGTGAAAAGAAGCCACATCATAGATGCCTTGAACACcaaagctttgatttttttctaaatgacatGATTGAATTTCACGAAGATTTCCTTGGCTGCTGTGTGGATTGGTGGTTTGCCGGGTCCAAGAGCGGAAAGAATTAGGAGACCACTACAGTGGTCCAGGCTCCAGTTGATTAGGTCTGATGTGGGATAGTGGCCAGGGGACAAAGAAGTCAACATTGGCCCTTACTCAGGGAGGGGAGAAACGACCAGAGTACTTGGTGAGGGGAACCAGGAGAATAAGATTTGCTCTGGAGCCAGATCCAGGGTTAGAAATCTggggaaacaacaacaaaaactctccCAGAAAACCCATAGCTTGGGCTCATAGAGCAGGCTTGGCTGGGGCTCAACCCATTCATATAGTGTTGGAAGGGAAACTGAGACACACTCTCAGGAACAGAAGGTCACAGAATGGGAGCCTAGGCTCCAGTCCCAGGCTTCCTGCAATGGCCACTCAGTTCATCCCCAGTACTCCTGAAGGGAGTTCCCATTTATGCATATCACACCCACCACCCACCAGCCCAGGGGTAGAGGGCAGACCAGTGAGGAATTCTGGCTACAACAAGGCTGCTGGAAGCTCCACAGGGGAGGGTCAGCACCCGCCCCCACCCAGATCCAGATGTGCAGAGAGAGATAAATTTGGAATGTGCAGGGATAAGGGACTGGAAAAGGCTGGCAGGAGCCAGGGTTCCTGGCACCCTGGGAAATTAGGGATAGGGATAGCTGGCAGCCcagttcttttctctttccctaacTCCAAGAAAGATCCTCGTGAATCCTGACATTTCAGCATGCCCTCCCAATTACTTGAATCTTTTTTTAGCATCAATGGAGAAAGGGGAAACACTTCTCGGCCTAGAATCAGGCCCACTTGGTGGCAGCTTCAGAGATGCACATTTCAGCTAGCTCCCATCCTTGGAGGTATACAGACTGGGATGGGCCATGCTGTTGAAAGGGGATGAGTTCTGGGTCTGAGATTCTAGATCCCTGCAAACAGGATACCAACGTTCTAGTGCAGCTGTGGTTACTAATTTTCCATATGACCTCAGGCCAATACCCTCCTCTCTCAGAGCTTCAGTTTGTTCATCTGTGCTTTTGTGATTAATGGGGTCAATGGCAGAAGCCAGACAAGAAACCAGATCCCAAGCCAAGGGCCAGTTTGTTGGAATTTGCCCAGACAAGGTGTGCAGTCTGGTTTCCATCCAGGCCGTCAGACACTCCTGCCTGCCTTCAATGCCCTTCTAAAAGGTACTCCTCCTCCAGGGAAGCCTCACAGATTATCTTCTTCCCCCCCATGTCATACACTGCTTGGTCCAGGGCTGTCCAATAATACTTGTTGCAACTATGGAAAAGTTCTATAATTTGCACTGTCCAATATATTAGCCACTAGTCACATATGGCTGTTGAACATTTGAAGTGTGGCTAATGTGCCTaaagaactgaattttaattaattttagaagTAAATTTAAGAAGCCATATGTGGCTACTCACTACCATATTGGACAATACAGGTTCTAGCCAAggcttttctctctttgttccttGTTTATAATAGTTCATAGgagttaccatttattgagcacttactctttgccaatttttgtgtgttttatttatttttttcctctttttttttcttaatttattatactttaagttatagggtacatgtgcacaacgtgcaggtttgttacatatgtatacatgtgccatgttggtgtgctgcacccgttaacccgtcatttacattaggtatatctcctaatgctattcctccccactccccctgcATAGGGTTTTATACACATCTCAGTGAATCctagaaattccattttaaagatgaagaaaccaaggttaGGTAAAACTGGTTTCAGGTTGCATAGAAAGCTGGAGAACCATTCAAATGTGGGTCATGTTCTCCAGCCATTTAAGGAACTTTCCAGGGCCCAGCCTGGGGTTCTCCTTCTACACTTACTCTAGAGCACATGGCTGGACACCAGGGCCTGGGGAGGCTTATCAGTGAGTATCAGTTGGTAGATGGTAGACACTTGATGAAAAGGAGAGAAACTATATTCACTTTCCATCTCCCAGGGACCCAGGAATCCTGGCTCCTGACATCCCACCTTGAggtatctctctttttgcctttctCCTGGACTACAGTGTCCCTTGGGTCACAAACTCAGAGTTCAACTGGTGCTATGTACAGAGGACGGGGGAGGGGGTGTCACAGCAGGCCCAGAGAAAGCCATCCAGGCTGAGAGCTGGGTTCTAGAAGGATCCTTGTTTTTaatcaataaaacaagaaatagtattataatagctaccatttattgagcacctactttgtgccaggcactttacatacattTGTGCTtataattcttacaacaacctcgggaggtaggcattattatcaccatttgacatatgagaaaacagaggcttagCAAGGTTAAGCggcttgttcaaggtcacagagctggtagATAAGTGATAGAATCAGCACTTGAGTTGTGCATCTGTGAGGGCCCCAAAGCTTTCATCAGGCATTTTCCAcactgagaaaataaagaaggtagaggagtggtgtattagtctgttttcacactgctgataaagacatacccgagactgggtaatttatgaagaaaaagaggtttaatgaactcacagttccatgtggctgggaggcctcacaatcatggtggaaggcaaaaggcacatcttacatggcagcagacaagagagaatgagagccaagcaaaaggggaaaccccttattaaaccatcagatctcgtgagacttattcactaccaccagaacagtatgggagaaactgcccctatgattcaattatctcccaccaggtccctcccacaattatgggagctacaatttaaggtgatatttggatggggacacagccaaaccatatcattctctccctggcccctcccaaatctcatgtcctctcatttaaaaatcaatcatgccttcccaacagtcccccaaagtcttaactcatttcagcattaactcaaaagtccatactccaaagtctcatctgaaacaaggcaagtcccttccacctatgagcctgtaaaatcaaaggctagttagttacttcctagatacaacggaggtacaggcattggctAAATACACCCATTTCAAGTGGGAGAAGTTGGCCAAAACGAAGTggctaaaggccccatgcaagtctgaaatccagcagggcagttaaatcttaaagctccaaaatggtctcctttgactccatgtctcacatccaggtcacactgatgcaggaggtgggttcccatggtcttgggcagctccacccctatgGCATTGCAGGGTACAGCCTACTTCTCGGTTGCTTTTacaggctggcgttgagtgtctgtggcttttccaggtgcatggtgcaagctgtcagtggatatACCATTCTGatgtctggaggacggtggccttCTTCtgacagctctactaggcagtgtcccagtggggtctctgtgtgggggcttcccCTTCCACATTGCCttaacagaggttctccatgagggcctcactcctgtagcaaacttctgcctggacatacatgcatttccatacattctctgaaatctaggcagaggttcccaaacctcagttcttgacttctgtgcacctgcaggctcaacactacGTGGAAgatgccaagacttggggcttgcaccctctgaagccaaggcctgagctgtatcttggccccttttagccatgactagagcagctgggatgcatgGTACCAAGTCCCTGGGCTGCACACAGCAAGGGGAccttgggcctggcccacaaaaccattttttccctcctaggcctccaggcctgtgatgggaggcactgctgcaaaggtctctgacatgccctgcagacattttccccatgtcttagtgattaacatttggctccttgttacttatgcaaatttctgcaggggGCTTGAAtttatcctcagaaaatgggtttttcttttctatctcatcatcaggctgcaaattttccaaacttttatagtctgtttcccttttaaaactgaatgcttttaacagcacccaagtcacctcatgaatgctttgctgcttagaaatttcttctgccagataccctaaatcatctccctcgagttcaaagttccacaaatctctagggcaggggcaaaatgcagccagtctctttgctaaaatatagcaagagtcacctttactccagtacCAAACAAGTTCCTCATCGCTATCTGAGACCaactcagcctggatttcatgtcccaatcattatcagcattttggtcaaagccatttaacaagtctctaggaagtcccaaactttcccacattttcctgtcttctgatccctccaaactgttccaacctctgcctgttacccagttccaaagttgcttccacatttttgggtatttacagcagcgccccactctactggtaccaatttactgtatagGTTCATTTTCAcagtgctgataaagacataaccaagactgggtaatttataaagaaaaagaggtttaatgaactcacagctccacgtggctggggaggcctcacaagcaTGAcagaaaggcacgtcttacatggcggcaggcaagagagaatgagaactaagcaaaaggggaaacctcttataaaatcatcagctctcatgagatctattcactatcaccagaacagtatggcggaaactgcccccatatttcaattatctcccactgggtccttcccacaacacatggcaattatgggagctacaattcaagatgagttttaggtggggacacagccaaaccatatcaggtgggGAAACGGATGCATTCTCTAGGGGGTAGGGGACTGGTTTTGCTACCAGAGCTGTTGATGGAAGCTAAAGTTCACCCTGTTTCCCACCGACCCGCTCTGGCATGCCACTTTTCTCCAGACTCAGCTGCAAAGTCAGAAAAAACTCACTCCGGCTGAGGTTGCTCTTCTTAGAAAGAGAAAatggctggcgtggtggctcatgcctgtaatcccaacactttgggaggccaaggtgggtgcatcactaggtcaggagtttgagactagcctggccaacatggtaaaccccatctctactaaaaaatacaaaaagccaggcatagtgatgcatgcctgtaatctcagctactcaatcgcttgaacctaggaggaggggttgcagtgagctgattgtgccactgcactccaacctgggtgacagagcaagactccatctaagggggggcggggggaagagAAAATGGCTGAGATGAAAGACCTTCCCCTGTCTGTTTATTGGTAGTTGTCAGTGTGTGCATGTAGCCTGTGTTCAGAAGCACAGACCACCAGAGTAAGAACATCACTCCCTTCTAGGCCACACCCCAGGCACATGTGCAGGGGGTGAGGCAGCTGAGGAATCTTGAAAGGGCTATTTATTTCCTACGAGAGTCCTGGGGAAACCGCCTGGGAGGAGGCTGGCTCAGCAATCAGAGCCTCAAATTTGCTCCATGCCCCCTTCCTCCAGATCATCCAGCCTCAGAGAGGTTGTGTTCATTTCATAGATCAGGGACCCATGATgcgtgtttctctctctctctctctctcacacacacacacgcacactcttCAGTTAAGGCACGAAGTCTGGCCTGCATGGCCCTGCAAGTCTGTTCCCATCAGGCACATTTGGCCCAGGGCTGAGCCCATGTATGTACACAAATGGGTTAGTGCAGTGTTAGGAGTCTCTTCACAAATTGGGAACATGATGATGGCTCTGTGCTAAGCCCAGTCCTCCTGTTCCCTGGGAGGGGATCTCTTGCCTCCTTGTCAGCCAAACACCTCCCCAGCTGGACTGGGACCAAATCAGCCACAGTTCAGGTGAGTGCTGGGGACTCAGGGCCTGGCTTCTAACACTAAGAAAACACACGTTCTAAGTGTGGTGGGGGCTATTTGGAGACCTTAAATAAGATCAAGTCCCCACCTAAGATGGACAAAGATGGCCACGAAAGCCAGGAGGGGGAGGTTTCTCTTTGTGCTTTTAAACCCCAACCATGTATAACCATGTATAACAGGAAGAGAGCTGACCTTTTTCCTCTAAGCTCTCTGGCTTCCACCCCAGGGAAGAGGTTTCTGCAGATTGGTGTGAGTGTGGGGGTGGAAAGGGCACAGTAAGGATTGTGCGTTGGAGCAGGAGATTGCTTCAGTGCCCCCTCCCTAGGCCCCACCTTCAGCAGCTGGTTCCAGCACATTTAAGTCAGCAGCCACTTAATGGGTGGTATAGAGGTGGGAGGTTCCTGGGAGTACATGGTGCGGGTGTGACGGAGGGTTCAAGGTCTGCATGAAGACTGGGGGCTTTGCGGTTACCGGGCCCTGGGCTGGGTCAGGACGCCCAGGTAAAGTAGGCGATCTCATCCAGGTCGACCGGGTAATCGGTGAGCAGCACCGGCGTCTTGTCGAAAAGCTCACCCTTGTAGCTGCGCCACTTGCCGGCGGGCAAATAGACGTCGCGCTCCTGCTTGCCTGGCTCCAGCACCGGGGCCACAAGCAGCGTGTCCCCAATAAGGAACTGCGAGTCGATACGGTGAGCTGTCTCGTCGCCGGGCGCAATCCACCAAAGGGGGCGCACGATAGGGTCACCCGTGTCGGTGACCTCGCCCGCCAGCTCAAGCAACAGCGGTGCCACAAGCGAGGCCCGCAGGGCGGCGAACTTCTGCGCGATGGCCACCACTTCCGCGTCGTAGCGCCAGGGCGGGATAGAGAACTGCATGGCCGGCATAAAGGCGGCCACTTCCAGCCAGCGAATGTAGAGCTCGCGCTCGGGCACATCGCCGCCGGCTGTCCGCTGGGGCACGGCGTTGCCGCCCACCATATCGGGTAGGATGAATGGGTAGCCCAGCATGCTGACGGTGAGCACCGCGGGGATGAGTGAGCGCAACCCCAGGTCGTAGCCCCACACAGAGTCGCGATCCACCAGGCGGAAGAAGCAGGAGATGTTCTGTGACTGGTAGCCTACGCGCACCTCCGCCAGCGAGAAGAAGGGCAGCGCCATCTCAGTGTAGCGCCGGCTCCAGACGCTGGGGTCCGGCAGCGGCCGGTAGGTGCTGAAGTCCCGCGGCAGGTAGCTGACCTCGCCCGCGTCGAACTTGAAGGAAGCCACGGAGTAGCGAGAGCGCAGCCGCCGCAGGTGTCCCTGGAACCAGTCGCGGGCCTTTGGGTGCGTGAAGTCTAGCACCGCGCCGATGCCGTTCCACCAGCGCACCAGCGCAGGTAACCGGCCCGTGGGTTCGCGCACGAACAGCTCGCGCTCCACGCCCTCGCCGAAGCGCGACGAGTTGTAGTTGACAAAAGGGTGCACCCAGAGCGTGACGCGGAAGCCGGCGTCGCGCAGGCGGCGGAACATGTCGCTGGCGTTGGGGAATTTGACCTCATCGAAGTCGAAGTCGCCATAAGCAGGTGTGTACATGTCGTCGATTTCCAGGTGGCTGCTGTTGAAGTGGTGCAGGCGGATCTGTTGGGCAAAACGCAGCACCTTGTCCTGGTCCACGGCGCGCCCGTACAGCGCCCATGTGGACCAAATGGGGTCTCGGAAGGCCTCGGGTGCTGGCACCCTTGACGGCTTGTTGAAGTAGCGACGCACCATGTACTTGTGGATGGAGGTGACGTCTGAGCCCACGCACACTCGGTAGCTCAGCTCTGGCGCTGCGGCGCGGCCGGCGGGTGGCTTGTAGGGCGTGTCGTGGTAGCGCGCCTGAAGCCGCAGCGAGCGCTCCGTGCTGTTCCAGCCCAGGTGGAAGGGCACTGAGTCATTGACTTTGATGGCGGCCGCGCGCGAAGATAGCCAGTAGCGCTCGAGGATGCCCCCAAACGCGGCGTCGGAGGAGTAGACATCGCTGGTGACGAACGGCTGGGGCTCCTGCTGGCCATCCAGGCGGATGGGCCAGTGTTGCGTCCTCATCTCGGCGCCACCATACCAGTGGGCCGCCGCGTCGCCCAAGAACATGGCGTGCTCCACGGCCCGGCCCGGCGCTGCCTCCTCCCAGCGCACGCGGTAGCACATGACCGTGTCCTTGGGCCGCACAGTCTGGATGAAGAAGTGCAGCGGCAGCCCGTCGGCCGTGAGCGAGCAGCCCAGCAGGGCGCCATCGCGGCTGCAGGAGTCAAGGTCCAGCGCGCCGGAGCGGAAGGCCAGGCGGAAGACCTGCTCTCCCTTCTGATTGCGGATGGAGAAGCCGCCAGCTTTCAGGTCCAGCAGCTCCGCGCGAAGTCGCTCCGCCTTGCGTAGGGAGACGCTGTAGTAGCACCAGGCCACCACCGCGGCCAGCACAAGCAGCAGCCCCAGAACCGCGGAGCCCAGCAGCGGCTTCAGGTCTTTGGAAGGCTTGGGCTTGGCAGGTGAGAAGTTGTCGGGCAGGAAGGTGTACATAGCTGCGGCTGCGATGGCCTCGGGGTTCTGACGGTATGCGTAGCAGCCAGGCCGGCGGCGGCGGGGGTAGGCCTGGCTCTTCTCCTGAGGGTTCTGGAGCATTAGTGGGCTGCTAAGAAAGGAGCGGGCCGTGGGGCCATCTGACTGAGTTCATCTCAACCTGCTCTGAAAGGAGGAGACAGAGATGGAACTGAGCTATCTCATCCCATGATATTTCCATTTGCTGCCGCAAGCTAAGAGGAGGTGTATACTTTGGGAAGATGAATACTGGAACCTGAGGGCTTGAAGAGTGGCAAAGGTGAGACCCTTACCAGGACAATCTGTGCCTAACCCACCCTTTCTCATGGGACCTAATGCTTGCCCAAATTAGGACTCTGTGACTGGGGAGCGGCCCATGTGACTGGGAGATGGCACCCATCCTCATTTTCCTAGTGGAGAAACAAACCCTGAGAGGGTCAGGAAGCTTTCCAGGATCACAGGATAAGCCAGGCCTCCCCAGATCACACATGGGGCCGTTCGGGCTGAAGAGACGggaaaggaactagaaaagtcCTGCTCTCCTAGAGGTGTGGATGGTCAGGGTGGGAGAGGGGGTATTGTCCAGCCAGCtccttgagacttttttttttgaaatggagtctctctctgtcacccagactggagtgcagtggcatgatctcagctcactgcaatctctgcctcttgggttcaagcgggtctcctgcctcaacctcccgagtagctgggattaaaggcgcacaccaccacacctagctaatttttgtatttttggtagagacagggtttcaccatgttggtcaggctggcttcgaactcatgacctcaagtgatccacctgcctcagcctccagaagtgctggcattacaggcgtgagccacctcgcccagtcCCCCTTGAGACTTTTAACAGGGCGGTAGGCTAGCTTCCCTGTCCCcagagggggagaggagggaggaagggagaacagCTCAGGGATGTGTTTTTATCCTGAGTCAAAAGCCTGATGAAGTCTGGAGATTGAAGAAGACACCCAAAGCCAGACTTAGTCCCAGGGCCTGGTTTGGAGGGAGGTAGAGTTGGGTTCAGACATTAGGGCCTGGGGCAGGAGCCTGGCATGGGGGGCCAGTTGTTTCTCACATCTGCTTCTCTTTGCCCTCAAACTCACCCTGCTCTCAGCCATCATCCATCACCAAATCCATTTCCATGCCTGCCTTCCTGCTTTGCTCCTGGCACCACATCTGTGGGCCAGCTACTTCCTCGCTCTGTTTCACCCACTGTCCTGTTTCTGTCATAGTTTGGGCACTGTCACTTCTCCCCTGTATTACCAAACGCTTCCCCCAACAGGCCTCTCTGACTCTAACTTCTTTCTCACCAGTGCCTTCTGATCACGGCAACCATAGTGATCTTTCTAAAGCACTTATCAAACCATATCTATCCCTAGCTTCGAGAGCTGCTCATTGCTTCCATGATGAAATTTAAAAGTGTTTGCTTTGCACTGGAGGCTCCAGGCATGATGTGTTCTCAGCTACCATTCTGATTCCATTTCCAGCCAAGCCTATCTTGTGATTACCAA comes from the Homo sapiens chromosome 9, GRCh38.p14 Primary Assembly genome and includes:
- the MYORG gene encoding myogenesis-regulating glycosidase isoform X1, yielding MLQNPQEKSQAYPRRRRPGCYAYRQNPEAIAAAAMYTFLPDNFSPAKPKPSKDLKPLLGSAVLGLLLVLAAVVAWCYYSVSLRKAERLRAELLDLKAGGFSIRNQKGEQVFRLAFRSGALDLDSCSRDGALLGCSLTADGLPLHFFIQTVRPKDTVMCYRVRWEEAAPGRAVEHAMFLGDAAAHWYGGAEMRTQHWPIRLDGQQEPQPFVTSDVYSSDAAFGGILERYWLSSRAAAIKVNDSVPFHLGWNSTERSLRLQARYHDTPYKPPAGRAAAPELSYRVCVGSDVTSIHKYMVRRYFNKPSRVPAPEAFRDPIWSTWALYGRAVDQDKVLRFAQQIRLHHFNSSHLEIDDMYTPAYGDFDFDEVKFPNASDMFRRLRDAGFRVTLWVHPFVNYNSSRFGEGVERELFVREPTGRLPALVRWWNGIGAVLDFTHPKARDWFQGHLRRLRSRYSVASFKFDAGEVSYLPRDFSTYRPLPDPSVWSRRYTEMALPFFSLAEVRVGYQSQNISCFFRLVDRDSVWGYDLGLRSLIPAVLTVSMLGYPFILPDMVGGNAVPQRTAGGDVPERELYIRWLEVAAFMPAMQFSIPPWRYDAEVVAIAQKFAALRASLVAPLLLELAGEVTDTGDPIVRPLWWIAPGDETAHRIDSQFLIGDTLLVAPVLEPGKQERDVYLPAGKWRSYKGELFDKTPVLLTDYPVDLDEIAYFTWAS